In Mesorhizobium sp. J428, the genomic window CGGTAGGACGTCTCGGCGTGGATGACAGCCGGCGAGGGGTCGATGCCGCAGACCTCCTGCAGGCGCAGCCACAGTTTGCGCAGGGCGCGGAACTTCGCCGTGACGAGGAGCTGGTCCTGATCAGCGGAAAGCACGAAGCCGACATGCGGGGCGGCGTAGACGAGCGGCTGGCGCGCGTCCTCGAACATGCGCAGATGCGCGGCCGCGGTAGCGAGCGCCGCACCCAGCTCCTGCGCCTCGGTGGCGCCGGCATTGTGGTAGACGCGGCCGTCGGCCTCGACCAGCACGCCCGGCACGCCGAGCGCGAAGAAGTGGGCGAGCGACTGCGGCAGCGACGCCCGCATCGCCTCGATCGACATGCGCAGCCGTCCCGTGCCGGCGAACAATGCCGCGGGATCGATGCCGAAGGCGAGCTTGAGCCGCGACAGGTCCCGGCGCTTGGAGACGATGGCATGCACCAGCCAGTCGACGGCAGCGCGGCTGGCCGGATGGACGTCGATGCGGACATGCGTCTCGGCGAAGGAGACGCCGTCGAGCGCCTGGGTCAAGGCCTCGCCGGTTGCCGGCAGGCCGTAGCCGAACGCGTTGGGGGCGCCTTCGAAGACGAGGGAAAGCCCGGTCGCGCCGCCAGCGAGATCCTCGCGCACCTGCGCGTTGGCGCGGGCCGGATCGGGGTCGTCGACGCGCTGGATCACCTGCCAGGGACGCTCGACCTGGGCGCGCACGACATGAGCGGCCCCGGCGCGGCGCTCCGACAGCGGCTCGATGCGGATCCCGTCGTCGGTGGACGAGACGAGCGCGTCGTCGAAATCGGCCTCGCCGATCGCCTTGCGGGCCAGCTTCAGCCATTCCTCACGGCCGGCCTTCGGGAACGTCGTGGTCGTCAGAAGCGATTCGTCCATGAACTCTCCGGCGATCTTCCTGCGTCCCCTTCCCACCGAAGGGTAGGGGCAGGGGGAAGCCGCCGCAATGTAAAAGTCACGATCGCGCTCCCCCGCTGATGCGCCAGCAGATATGCGGAACAGCCGGCCTTATGCAACCATCCTTTCGGCAAATTCGCCGCACAGCCATTGTGGGGCAGACAGGCGGTTATTATACCGGGCGATCGTGGCGACGCCGCCGCGCCGAGATCAGAATTCGCACTGCGGAGAAAAGACCCGATGTGGGAGAAGCAGGATCAGAAGATCTTCCTTGGAGCGAGCCGCACACCTGCCAACGAGTATCAGAAGGCGGAAGACCTGCTGCTGAAATACGGCAACCGGCACGGCATCGTCACCGGCGCGACCGGCACCGGCAAGACGGTGACGCTGCAGATCCTGGCCGAAGGATTTTCCAATGCGGGCGTGCCGGTGTTCGCGGCCGACATCAAGGGCGACCTCTCCGGCGTCGCGGCGATGGGCGAGGCGAAGGACTTCCTCGTCAAGCGCGCCGCCGACGTGAAGCTCGACCCGTATGATTTCCAGGAGTTCCCGGTGATCTTCTGGGACCTGTTCGGCGAGCAGGGCCACCCGATCCGCGCGACCGTGTCCGAGATGGGGCCGCTGCTTCTGTCGCGGCTGATGAACCTGACCGATGCGCAGGAAGGCGTTGTCAACATCGCCTTCAAGCTTGCCGACGAGGAAGGCATGCTTTTGCTCGACCTCAAGGACCTGCAGGCAATGCTGGCCAACATGGCGGAGCGGGCTGCCGAGATCGGCGCGCGCTACGGCAACGTCACCCGGCAGTCGGTCGGCGCCATCCAGCGCAATCTTCTCGTGCTCGAACAGCAGGGCGCGGCGAACTTCTTCGGCGAGCCGGCGCTGAAAATCGCCGACCTGATGCGCAAGACGCCGGACGGGCGCGGCGCGATCAACGTGCTGGCCGCCGACAAGCTGATGAACAATCCGCGCCTCTACGCGACCTTCCTGCTATGGCTGATGTCGGAGCTGTTCGAGGAACTGCCCGAGGTGGGCGACCCGGACAAGCCGAAGCTCGTCTTCTTCTTTGACGAGGCGCATCTTTTGTTCAACGACGCGCCCAAGGCGCTGGTCGAGCGCGTCGAGCAGGTGGTGCGCCTGATCCGCTCGAAAGGCGTCGGCGTCTATTTCGTGACGCAGAACCCGCTCGACGTGCCGGAGACTGTGCTGGCGCAGCTCGGCAATCGCATCCAGCACGCTCTCCGCGCTTATACGCCGCGCGAGCAGAAGGCGGTGAAGACGGCCGCCGACACGTTCCGGCCGAACCCTGACTTCGACTGCGCCCAGGCGATCACCCAACTCGGCACCGGCGAGGCGCTGGTCTCGACGCTGGAGGAGAAGGGCATTCCGTCCATGGTGCAGCGGACGCTGATCCGCCCGCCCGCCTCGCGTCTCGGCCCGATCTCGCCCGAGGAGCGCAAGAAGGTGATGACCGACAGCCCGGTCGCCGGACAGTACGACGAGACGATCGACCGCGAATCCGCCTTCGAGATCCTGCAGAAGCGCGCAAGCCAAGCGCAGGACGCCGAGGCGAAGGCGCGCGAGCAGGAGGAACTGGCCGAGCCGCAGGGAAGGTCGCGCTGGACGCTGCCGGATTTCGGCGGCGGCGACGGAGGCGGCTACTCCCAGCCGCGCGGCCGCACCTCCTCCGCACCGCGCCCGCGCACGTCGAACCGCCAGTCGGTGACGGAAGCCGCGATCAAATCGGTCGTCCGCTCGGTAGGGTCGTCGGTCGGGCGGGCGATCGTGCGTGGGGTGCTGGGGAGTTTGAAGAAGGGGTTCTAGGGGCGAGGAGGCGGAGGGCGACGTCCGCGGAGCCGTCTCGTGACCGCTTTGTGACATCGCGCCATAAGACGCTGTCGCCGCGAATGCGGCCAAGGCTGCGATCAGTCCAAGATCACGCCTGGCAAATGTCAGGCGGGCATTTCCGACGCTGTTGCCTAGTTCGGGGCGCTGGCAAAC contains:
- a CDS encoding methylmalonyl-CoA mutase family protein, with product MDESLLTTTTFPKAGREEWLKLARKAIGEADFDDALVSSTDDGIRIEPLSERRAGAAHVVRAQVERPWQVIQRVDDPDPARANAQVREDLAGGATGLSLVFEGAPNAFGYGLPATGEALTQALDGVSFAETHVRIDVHPASRAAVDWLVHAIVSKRRDLSRLKLAFGIDPAALFAGTGRLRMSIEAMRASLPQSLAHFFALGVPGVLVEADGRVYHNAGATEAQELGAALATAAAHLRMFEDARQPLVYAAPHVGFVLSADQDQLLVTAKFRALRKLWLRLQEVCGIDPSPAVIHAETSYRMMTHKDPETNILRTTIACFAAVAGGADSVSILPYTIAHGLPDAFARRIARNTQLVLADESHVGFVADPMAGSGSVEALTDALCAAAWREFQAIEADGGIMESLAAGKLQARIGAEAAKRRAAVAEGKRPIVGTTLYPMAKERPVTVLAAERRTVVKDGPLSCEPLPPHRLDQFAEPAR
- a CDS encoding helicase HerA-like C-terminal domain-containing protein, with the translated sequence MWEKQDQKIFLGASRTPANEYQKAEDLLLKYGNRHGIVTGATGTGKTVTLQILAEGFSNAGVPVFAADIKGDLSGVAAMGEAKDFLVKRAADVKLDPYDFQEFPVIFWDLFGEQGHPIRATVSEMGPLLLSRLMNLTDAQEGVVNIAFKLADEEGMLLLDLKDLQAMLANMAERAAEIGARYGNVTRQSVGAIQRNLLVLEQQGAANFFGEPALKIADLMRKTPDGRGAINVLAADKLMNNPRLYATFLLWLMSELFEELPEVGDPDKPKLVFFFDEAHLLFNDAPKALVERVEQVVRLIRSKGVGVYFVTQNPLDVPETVLAQLGNRIQHALRAYTPREQKAVKTAADTFRPNPDFDCAQAITQLGTGEALVSTLEEKGIPSMVQRTLIRPPASRLGPISPEERKKVMTDSPVAGQYDETIDRESAFEILQKRASQAQDAEAKAREQEELAEPQGRSRWTLPDFGGGDGGGYSQPRGRTSSAPRPRTSNRQSVTEAAIKSVVRSVGSSVGRAIVRGVLGSLKKGF